A genome region from Gemmatimonadota bacterium includes the following:
- a CDS encoding DUF3187 family protein gives MAGFRIHRVRVTNSLMNAVCVACARVLNAARVPTAVRILRRAVSCGLLMFVIPAYPAFPQSPATGPFMQRDQFPVRMLFLGLRPETGDLLPRRSIQWAVQFDYANTYASTLPVGDTLIADDYYRAAPPDEYRLFVDTESLRLSVDLDWRIASRLQF, from the coding sequence ATGGCCGGATTCCGAATTCACCGCGTCCGCGTCACGAACAGTTTGATGAACGCGGTCTGTGTGGCGTGCGCCCGTGTGTTGAACGCGGCCCGTGTGCCGACCGCGGTCCGCATATTGCGCCGGGCCGTTTCCTGCGGCCTGTTGATGTTCGTAATCCCCGCTTATCCCGCCTTTCCCCAGTCCCCGGCCACCGGCCCCTTCATGCAGCGCGACCAGTTCCCCGTCAGAATGTTGTTCCTCGGACTGCGTCCCGAGACCGGGGACCTCCTGCCGCGGAGATCGATCCAGTGGGCGGTGCAGTTCGACTACGCCAATACCTATGCGAGCACCCTTCCCGTGGGCGATACCTTGATCGCCGACGACTACTACCGGGCCGCGCCGCCAGACGAGTACCGGCTTTTTGTGGATACGGAATCCCTGCGCCTGTCGGTGGATCTGGACTGGCGGATCGCGTCGAGGCTGCAGTTC